In a single window of the Micromonospora sp. WMMD1155 genome:
- a CDS encoding M36 family metallopeptidase: MPQPEWSPPMSRRRRRLIAVLATTATVAALLPTGVSTAAPTGNTASAERSSGPFAEGHEPADADNRTGTAAPDARQRGLARAADPDVRWNRLGTPQSLGPGRTPLATGLPTDPEAAARAYLTANRDLFGLDATSVAAMERVLVRPIGSGAVVTLRQRFGDLPAGPDGLVTVAVAKGAVLSVSSSLARDDRVPAPATRTPEQAYAAALADAGLTADEVADHTVRAVAVPTPLDGPRAAYEVTMIGRGTEHPAAFTSYVDGSTGTVLVREDLVDYDSDNPSWAVFPATLPRDLGPGQDPRVRWCGDPVPGCVAAWRDPATGQPWDVDAATGTPTFTSRGNSANTVLSWGAGTPVVPAPTSPERRYEYPFTDQWHQAKCNPEVFTSTQRNDADASIANLFAMHNRMHDWSYRLGFTESAWNLQAVNLTPDGLGGDAEQGRAQQGALTGNRNNANQGTPRDGLPPTTNMYLWQPQAGGPYPPCVDGDYDMTVIGHEYTHAITNRMIAGPDSGISGHQGGAMGESWGDLLAAEYLFQHGLRAPGETPFITGGYVTGNLVSGIRNHDPSRSPLNYSDIGYNTGGPAVHADGEIWGATNLRVRSALVKRYGLGTGQRQLDCAQGKVAADQCPGNRRWSQLVFDSFLLQAASQVSMLDMRDNMLTADLLRFGGANQDLIWAEFARSGMGRDAATNGAADTDPTPSFASPRGGNATLTLRPRGDSADAPIRVYVGAYEARATPIADTDPATSIPDTVELVAGTYDLLAVAPGFGHQRLGTTVKAGQNGYLDLRMSRNLASTASGATVTGDGVNLDRVADDTEATNWASLDGVAGRQLTVALSGDGPQTVKRVNVSAMLRPAITGDADTGSQNALSALRSFAVSACDATTTDCADPARWKRIYTSADDAFPGGAYRAYVRDINLRTFAVPTTLATHLRLEVLASQCTGGPQYAGEQDDDPATTTDCATASPARAQVRIAEFQAFSK; encoded by the coding sequence GTGCCACAACCGGAGTGGTCACCCCCGATGAGCCGGCGTCGACGCCGGCTCATCGCCGTCCTGGCGACGACGGCGACGGTCGCCGCGCTGCTCCCCACCGGCGTGAGCACCGCGGCACCCACCGGCAACACGGCGTCCGCCGAGCGCAGTTCCGGACCGTTCGCCGAGGGCCACGAGCCCGCCGACGCCGACAACCGCACCGGTACGGCCGCACCCGACGCCCGCCAGCGCGGGTTGGCCCGCGCCGCCGACCCCGACGTCCGGTGGAACCGGCTCGGCACGCCGCAGTCGCTCGGGCCCGGCCGCACCCCTCTCGCGACCGGGCTGCCCACCGACCCGGAGGCCGCTGCCCGCGCCTACCTGACCGCCAACCGCGACCTGTTCGGGCTGGACGCCACCTCGGTGGCCGCCATGGAACGGGTGCTGGTCCGGCCGATCGGCAGCGGCGCCGTGGTCACCCTCCGGCAACGCTTCGGCGACCTGCCCGCCGGACCGGACGGCCTCGTCACCGTCGCGGTCGCCAAGGGCGCGGTGCTCTCGGTCAGCTCGTCGCTGGCCCGCGACGACAGGGTCCCCGCACCGGCCACCCGCACCCCCGAGCAGGCGTACGCGGCGGCGCTCGCCGACGCCGGGCTGACCGCCGACGAGGTGGCCGACCACACCGTCCGGGCGGTGGCCGTGCCCACCCCGCTGGACGGGCCCCGGGCCGCGTACGAGGTCACCATGATCGGCAGGGGCACCGAGCACCCCGCCGCGTTCACCAGCTACGTGGACGGCAGCACCGGCACGGTGCTGGTCCGCGAGGACCTGGTCGACTACGACTCCGACAACCCCAGCTGGGCGGTCTTCCCGGCCACCCTGCCCCGCGACCTCGGGCCGGGGCAGGACCCCCGGGTGCGGTGGTGCGGCGACCCGGTGCCCGGGTGCGTGGCCGCCTGGCGCGACCCGGCCACCGGCCAGCCGTGGGACGTCGACGCGGCCACCGGCACGCCGACCTTCACCTCGCGCGGCAACTCGGCCAACACGGTGCTGTCCTGGGGTGCGGGCACCCCGGTCGTCCCGGCCCCCACCAGCCCGGAGCGCCGCTACGAGTACCCGTTCACCGACCAGTGGCACCAGGCGAAGTGCAACCCGGAGGTGTTCACCTCCACCCAGCGCAACGACGCGGACGCCTCGATCGCCAACCTGTTCGCCATGCACAACCGCATGCACGACTGGTCGTACCGGTTGGGCTTCACCGAGTCGGCGTGGAACCTCCAGGCGGTCAACCTCACCCCGGACGGGCTGGGCGGGGACGCCGAGCAGGGCCGCGCCCAGCAGGGCGCGTTGACCGGCAACCGCAACAACGCCAACCAGGGCACCCCGCGCGACGGGCTGCCGCCGACCACCAACATGTACCTGTGGCAGCCGCAGGCGGGCGGGCCGTACCCGCCGTGCGTGGACGGCGACTACGACATGACGGTGATCGGCCACGAGTACACCCACGCGATCACCAACCGGATGATCGCCGGTCCGGACAGCGGCATCAGCGGTCACCAGGGCGGGGCGATGGGCGAGTCGTGGGGCGACCTGCTCGCCGCCGAGTACCTCTTCCAGCACGGGCTGCGCGCGCCCGGCGAGACGCCCTTCATCACCGGCGGCTACGTCACCGGCAATCTGGTCAGCGGCATCCGCAACCACGACCCCAGCCGCAGCCCGCTGAACTACTCCGACATCGGCTACAACACCGGCGGCCCGGCCGTGCACGCCGACGGGGAGATCTGGGGCGCCACGAACCTCCGGGTCCGCTCCGCGCTGGTGAAGCGGTACGGCCTCGGCACCGGTCAGCGGCAGCTCGACTGCGCACAGGGGAAGGTGGCCGCCGACCAGTGCCCGGGCAACCGGCGCTGGTCGCAGCTGGTGTTCGACTCGTTCCTGCTCCAGGCCGCCAGCCAGGTCAGCATGCTCGACATGCGGGACAACATGCTCACCGCCGACCTGCTCCGCTTCGGCGGCGCCAACCAGGATCTGATCTGGGCCGAGTTCGCCCGCTCCGGAATGGGCCGGGACGCCGCCACCAACGGCGCCGCCGACACCGACCCGACGCCGAGCTTCGCCTCACCGCGCGGCGGCAACGCGACGCTCACCCTGCGCCCGCGCGGGGACAGCGCCGACGCGCCGATCCGGGTGTACGTCGGGGCGTACGAGGCTCGGGCCACGCCGATCGCGGACACCGACCCGGCCACATCGATCCCGGACACCGTGGAGTTGGTGGCCGGCACGTACGACCTGCTGGCCGTGGCTCCCGGCTTCGGGCACCAGCGGCTCGGCACGACGGTCAAGGCGGGTCAGAACGGATACCTGGACCTGCGGATGAGCCGCAACCTGGCGTCCACCGCGTCCGGGGCGACGGTCACCGGCGACGGGGTCAACCTGGACCGGGTCGCCGACGACACCGAGGCGACGAACTGGGCCTCGCTGGACGGGGTGGCCGGCCGGCAGCTCACCGTGGCGTTGTCGGGCGACGGCCCGCAGACGGTCAAGCGGGTGAACGTCAGCGCGATGCTGCGCCCGGCGATCACCGGTGACGCCGACACCGGCAGCCAGAACGCGCTCAGCGCGCTGCGCTCGTTCGCGGTGTCCGCCTGCGACGCGACGACGACCGACTGCGCGGACCCGGCGCGGTGGAAGCGCATCTACACCAGCGCCGACGACGCGTTCCCCGGCGGGGCGTACCGGGCGTACGTCCGGGACATCAACCTGCGGACGTTCGCGGTGCCCACCACCCTCGCCACCCACCTGCGGCTGGAGGTGCTGGCCAGCCAGTGCACCGGCGGTCCGCAGTACGCGGGCGAGCAGGACGACGACCCGGCCACGACGACGGACTGCGCGACCGCCAGCCCGGCCCGGGCCCAGGTCCGGATCGCCGAGTTCCAGGCGTTCTCGAAGTGA
- a CDS encoding 50S ribosomal protein L11 methyltransferase: MSELSSTFVRLHARLAPVAFVPEVRLHQADEPIGLWELTEGQFSTDRPPPFWAFAWAGGQALARYVTDHPELVTGRRVLDLASGSGLVAIAAARAGAASVRAVEVDELAVAAVALNAEANGVRVDAELGDILDGDAGDAEVVLAGDVFYSDAMARRFLRFLLRATRAGAPVLVGDPGRAFLPRDRFDELAVYDVPVPEALESVRVKRTTVWRLRAGLPGASG, from the coding sequence GTGTCCGAGCTCTCCAGCACGTTCGTCCGGCTGCATGCCCGGCTCGCCCCGGTGGCGTTCGTCCCCGAGGTGCGGCTGCACCAGGCCGACGAGCCGATCGGGCTGTGGGAGCTGACCGAGGGCCAGTTCTCCACCGACCGGCCGCCACCGTTCTGGGCGTTCGCCTGGGCCGGTGGGCAGGCGCTCGCCCGCTACGTGACCGACCACCCGGAGCTGGTCACCGGCCGTCGGGTGCTCGACCTGGCCTCCGGCTCCGGCCTGGTGGCCATCGCCGCCGCCCGTGCCGGCGCGGCGTCCGTGCGGGCCGTCGAGGTGGACGAGCTGGCGGTCGCGGCCGTCGCCCTCAACGCCGAGGCCAACGGGGTACGCGTCGACGCCGAGCTGGGCGACATCCTCGACGGCGACGCCGGGGACGCCGAGGTGGTGCTCGCCGGTGACGTCTTCTACAGCGACGCGATGGCTCGCCGGTTCCTGCGGTTCCTCCTCCGGGCCACCCGGGCCGGCGCGCCGGTGCTGGTCGGTGACCCCGGTCGGGCGTTCCTGCCCCGGGACCGCTTCGACGAGTTGGCCGTGTACGACGTGCCGGTGCCGGAGGCGCTGGAGAGCGTCCGGGTGAAGCGCACCACCGTCTGGCGACTGCGGGCCGGGCTTCCGGGGGCCTCCGGCTAG
- a CDS encoding cytochrome P450, with the protein MLFRSWAQVTDPAWPDVARVSDHVGGTHLVVTRHALVRQVLTDPVTYRPDNALDAVTPMPVTALRVLAGHRFRLPPTLANNSGVSHPQIRAIVADALHPARVAAQRQWLTALVRERVDRLTAALDADESVDLYADLAADLPLLVLARLVELPDAPVGAVKEFARAALELFWAPLDTERQAALAAEVGRFHRVLRDFAATGGGLAAELRAAGHPPDVVVGALFFLLVAGQETTSQFLTLLLHRLAGEPAVRAGLRTGEVAVADVVEEGLRLEPPIVTWRRVAATDSTLGGTAVPAGSSLVLWLGRAGRDPAIVESPDEFRPGQRGSRRHLAFGAGAHRCVGDVLARMEAAVVVAEATPLLDGVRVVRPPWCPDNLTFRMPDAFVVRRSPVAPE; encoded by the coding sequence GTGCTGTTCCGCAGCTGGGCGCAGGTGACCGACCCCGCATGGCCGGACGTGGCCCGGGTGTCGGACCACGTCGGCGGCACCCACCTGGTCGTCACCCGGCACGCGTTGGTCCGTCAGGTCCTCACCGACCCGGTCACCTACCGGCCGGACAACGCGCTGGACGCGGTGACACCGATGCCGGTGACCGCGCTGCGGGTGCTCGCCGGGCACCGGTTCCGGCTACCGCCGACCCTGGCGAACAACTCCGGCGTCAGCCATCCGCAGATCCGGGCGATCGTCGCGGACGCGTTGCACCCCGCCCGGGTGGCCGCGCAACGGCAGTGGCTCACCGCGCTGGTCCGGGAGCGGGTCGACCGGCTCACCGCCGCGCTCGACGCCGACGAGTCGGTCGACCTGTACGCGGACCTCGCCGCCGACCTGCCGCTGCTGGTGCTGGCCCGGCTGGTGGAGTTGCCGGACGCCCCGGTCGGCGCGGTCAAGGAGTTCGCCCGTGCCGCGCTGGAGTTGTTCTGGGCACCGCTGGACACCGAACGGCAGGCGGCGCTCGCCGCCGAGGTGGGCCGCTTCCACCGCGTACTGCGGGACTTCGCGGCCACCGGCGGCGGCCTGGCGGCCGAGTTGCGCGCGGCCGGGCACCCGCCGGACGTGGTGGTCGGCGCGCTCTTCTTCCTGCTGGTCGCCGGGCAGGAGACCACCTCTCAGTTCCTCACCCTGCTGCTGCACCGGCTGGCCGGCGAGCCGGCGGTACGGGCCGGTCTGCGCACCGGCGAGGTCGCCGTCGCCGACGTGGTCGAGGAGGGGCTGCGGCTGGAACCGCCGATCGTCACCTGGCGGCGGGTGGCGGCGACGGACAGCACGCTGGGCGGGACGGCGGTGCCGGCGGGCAGCAGCCTGGTGCTGTGGTTGGGTCGCGCCGGTCGGGACCCCGCGATCGTGGAGTCGCCCGACGAGTTCCGGCCGGGTCAGCGCGGGTCCCGTCGACACCTGGCGTTCGGGGCGGGCGCGCACCGCTGCGTCGGTGACGTGCTGGCCCGCATGGAGGCGGCCGTGGTGGTGGCCGAGGCCACGCCGCTGCTGGACGGGGTGCGGGTGGTCCGTCCGCCCTGGTGCCCGGACAACCTCACCTTCCGGATGCCGGACGCCTTCGTCGTCCGGCGCTCGCCGGTCGCACCGGAGTGA